Genomic DNA from Pseudomonadota bacterium:
CTGGCTTCTGCGATTAAGAAGATTGGCAACGTGGATGTCGTATTCTGCGGAAAACAGTCAACAGATGGGAATACCGGGGTTGTGGGCGCAGAACTCTCATCCCTGCTCGGTTTCAGCCAGCTCACGTATGTTTCAAAAGTCCGTTCAATCGATGCGGCAAACAAGAAGATAGTGGTGGAAAGGGCAATAGAAGGCGGTGTTGAAGTTGTGGAAGCAAAGCTGCCAGCCATTGTATCGGTGATAAAGGGGATAAATGAGCCAAGGCTTCCAAACCTTATGGGCATCAGAAAGGCTGCAAAGATAGAAATCCCTCAATGGAATGCAGATGAACTTGGGGTTGACAAAGGAAAGGTAGGGACCGCTGGTTCTTCTACAAAGGTTGTGGAGATCGCTGTGCCGCCTTCAAGAGGGGCAGGTGAGATTTTGAAAGGTGAACTGGAAGAGGTTGCAGCTACAGTGGTCGATAAACTGATAGATATGAAAGTTATAAAATAACTGGAGGAGGGAGAACAATGGCGAACGACGTATGGGTATATATAGAGCATAAAGATGGAGATATTTCTCCTATGTCCTATGAATTATTAGGTATTGGAAAGACACTCGCCGATGGTATTGGTTCTGGCGTTTGCGCCTTTGTTATCGGGGAAAAGGTTGACGACCTTGCGAAAGAGGCATTCTACTACGGCGCTTCAAAGGTATACGCCGTGGAAGGAGCAGTCTACAAGGGTTTCAGGGCTGATGCATACTCAAAGGCCGCAACCTTCCTGCTTGACAAATATAAACCTGAAATTGCACTCTTCAGGGCAACAACCCAGGGGACTGACGTAGCTGCAGCAAGTGCTGCCCTTCTTCAGTTGGGGCTCTGTACAGATACTATTGGCCTTGCAATCGATGGCGGTAAAATGAAAATGACAAGGGCTGCATTTGGTGGAAACTTTTCTGTAACCGTGGTAAACGAAAAGGCAAAACCACAGATTGTCACGGTGAGACCAAAGGCATTCGCAATGTCGGAGAAGGATACCTCAAAATCAGGCGAGGTGGTAAAAGAGGCATTCTCTGTGGCAGACGCTGATTTACACACTCAGGTTCTTGAGTTCATGAAATCCGAAGTTGCTGTGAGCCTCGTTGAGGCAGACATCATTGTTTCAGGTGGAAGGGGCGTTGGTAAGCCGGAAGGGTTTAAAATCATCCAGGAATTGGCAGATGTACTGGGCGCTGCACTTGGTGCATCCCGTGCAGCAGTCGATTCAGGCTGGGTTGCCTATGAACATCAGGTAGGCCAGACAGGTAAGACTGTAAAACCCAAAATCTACATAGCCTGTGGTATTTCAGGCGCCATCCAGCACTTAGCCGGTATGAGGACTTCTGATTGTATCGTTGCGATAAACAAAGACCCTGATGCGCCGATATTCAAGGCTGCAACTTACGGAATCGTCGGGGATTTAAATCAGGTAGTCCCAAAGCTCATCGAGAAATTCAAAGGAAAACTCGGCAGATAAGGCCAAATAGACAAAAAAGAAGGGGGTGAGTAACCCCCTTTTTTATTCCTATCCTATGACTGTTCTAATGGAATTGTCGTAAGAATCCTATTTTCATGATACCCCCCTGCAATATTTATTCAGAAGTCGTGCTGCTAAAAATAAAATTTAAGGATTGGGTACGCCCGTTTGGAATAGAATTCCTTATTGTTCAGATATCCATCCTGGTTCTTATCAAATAGCTTAAATCTTTCAGTCCCCGCATCGGTGAATTCTTTCAGGTCTACCTTCCCATCCTTGTTCGTATCCATATATTCAAACTCCCTGTCAGCATTCACATCCTTCATTACTTTAAATTCTTCCCTGTCAAGGTAACCGTCATTATTCTTATCGTATTGCTTGAATTTTTGAGATGCAGCATCTGTGAACTCCTTCAGGTCTATCTTCCCATCCCTGTTCGTATCTATATTCTCAAAGTCCTTTCCTGCAGAATACACGTTCACAACAAGGGCAAGAACCACAAGGGATATTACAAGC
This window encodes:
- a CDS encoding electron transfer flavoprotein subunit beta/FixA family protein, whose amino-acid sequence is PKGTLNRGGMDPITNPFDEFALEEALLTREKYDGEIVAITMGPEKATDVLRNALALTANEVHRLTDDSFAGSDTFATSYVLASAIKKIGNVDVVFCGKQSTDGNTGVVGAELSSLLGFSQLTYVSKVRSIDAANKKIVVERAIEGGVEVVEAKLPAIVSVIKGINEPRLPNLMGIRKAAKIEIPQWNADELGVDKGKVGTAGSSTKVVEIAVPPSRGAGEILKGELEEVAATVVDKLIDMKVIK
- a CDS encoding electron transfer flavoprotein subunit alpha/FixB family protein yields the protein MANDVWVYIEHKDGDISPMSYELLGIGKTLADGIGSGVCAFVIGEKVDDLAKEAFYYGASKVYAVEGAVYKGFRADAYSKAATFLLDKYKPEIALFRATTQGTDVAAASAALLQLGLCTDTIGLAIDGGKMKMTRAAFGGNFSVTVVNEKAKPQIVTVRPKAFAMSEKDTSKSGEVVKEAFSVADADLHTQVLEFMKSEVAVSLVEADIIVSGGRGVGKPEGFKIIQELADVLGAALGASRAAVDSGWVAYEHQVGQTGKTVKPKIYIACGISGAIQHLAGMRTSDCIVAINKDPDAPIFKAATYGIVGDLNQVVPKLIEKFKGKLGR
- a CDS encoding EF-hand domain-containing protein, giving the protein MKKVFLLVISLVVLALVVNVYSAGKDFENIDTNRDGKIDLKEFTDAASQKFKQYDKNNDGYLDREEFKVMKDVNADREFEYMDTNKDGKVDLKEFTDAGTERFKLFDKNQDGYLNNKEFYSKRAYPILKFYF